The following proteins are co-located in the Doryrhamphus excisus isolate RoL2022-K1 chromosome 3, RoL_Dexc_1.0, whole genome shotgun sequence genome:
- the gpaa1 gene encoding glycosylphosphatidylinositol anchor attachment 1 protein isoform X2, protein MGLLSDPNRRQALISLLTRLNAPICVVCYMAGVAWFMGLAFEPFTLRTYMSENAMGSTMVEERFPAGERALVTGREFAAHKKKEHGMPVNWLVKTMQDRGLEVFKQTFSRTLPFPDENKERFMVKGTNVYGILRAPRAPRTEALVLSAACSPEDTNNQAVGLLLVLAQYFRNQVYWAKDIIFLVNEHDLIGMQAWLEGYHHTNTTGMNWSPLQGRAGSIQAALSLELSSDVVTSLDIVLEGLNGQLPNLDLTNLFYAFCQKIGVLCTIQGKLQRNDWDSASGYSHAVQTLMLMVLKQASGRPWGDHGLFLRYHIEAATIKGINSFRQYKTDTTTVGRLLEGMYRKLNNLLERLHQSYFFYLMPSLSHFVSIGYYMPAFGLLAVILLLRALDLWVQLSSPPPATEDGIADVEQASPGVLSVLTPLVISHLTGVALYTLPIRFQEMAVEHFPVSETEAVVLTAIAVYTAGLALPHNTHRLVSGEGTEQGWRVLKLVAVLYLAVLLGCIALINFSLGFILALTLVPVAAVVTPHVPKLLTAFIMVVLSPACTLLFSVFLFQELQEMPLSFQDGWLLFLSVISQGILDHSLYGSLVFPLVSLLVYPCWLLFWNILFWK, encoded by the exons ATGGGGCTTTTGTCTGATCCCAACAGAAGACAGGCATTGATCAGCTTGCTCACTCGTCTTAATGCTCCAATCTG TGTTGTGTGCTACATGGCAGGTGTGGCCTGGTTCATGGGTTTAGCATTCGAGCCCTTCACCCTGCGCACTTATATGTCAGAGAACGCCATGGGTTCCACCATGGTGGAGGAGCGCTTCCCAGCCGGAGAAAGGGCACTGGTCACGGGCAGGGAGTTTGCAGCACATAAGAAAAAAGAACA TGGGATGCCTGTGAACTGGCTGGTGAAGACCATGCAGGATCGAGGCCTGGAAGTATTCAAGCAGACCTTCTCTCGCACTCTTCCATTCCCAGATGAAAACAAAGAGAGATTT aTGGTGAAAGGTACAAACGTGTATGGCATCCTTCGAGCACCTCGTGCTCCACGGACAGAAGCCCTAGTGCTGAGCGCGGCCTGCAGCCCAGAGGACACCAATAACCAGGCTGTGGGACTGCTGCTCGTTTTGGCACAGTACTTCAGAA ATCAGGTGTACTGGGCCAAGGACATCATTTTCCTGGTCAATGAACATGATTTGATCGGCATGCAGGCTTGGCTGGAAGGCTACCACCACACAAACACTACAG GAATGAACTGGTCTCCACTGCAAGGCCGCGCCGGTTCCATCCAGGCAGCGCTGTCTCTGGAGCTGAGCTCTGACGTTGTGACCAGTTTAGACATCGTGCTGGAGGGACTCAACGGGCAGCTTCCGAACCTGGATCTTACCAACCTCTTCTACGCTTTCTGTCAGAAGATTGGGGTCCTTTGCACCATACAGGGAAAG CTGCAGAGAAACGACTGGGACAGTGCGTCAGGCTACAGCCACGCGGTGCAGACTCTGATGCTAATGGTGCTCAAGCAAGCCAGCGGACGTCCCTGGGGGGACCATGGTCTTTTCCTGCGCTACCACATCGAGGCTGCCACCATCAAAGGCATCAACAGTTTCCGTCAATACAAAACCGACACCACTACTGTTGGCAG GCTCCTGGAGGGAATGTACCGCAAGTTGAACAACCTGCTGGAGCGACTACACCAGTCCTACTTCTTCTACCTGATGCCCTCGCTCTCCCACTTTGTCTCCATTGGTTACTACATGCCAGCCTTCGGCCTGCTGGCTGTCATCTTGTTGCTCCGT GCCTTGGATCTGTGGGTGCAACTGTCATCTCCGCCTCCAGCAACAGAAGACGGCATTGCTGATGTGGAGCAG GCCAGTCCTGGTGTGCTGTCTGTGTTGACACCTCTGGTTATCAGCCATCTGACGGGAGTGGCGCTGTACACGCTGCCAATCCGCTTCCAGGAGATGGCAGTAGAGCACTTCCCCGTGTCAGAGACTGAGGCGGTGGTGCTGACAGCCATTGCTGTTTATACTGCGGGTCTGGCTTTGCCTCATAACACACACAG GTTGGTGTCCGGTGAAGGTACAGAGCAGGGTTGGAGAGTCCTCAAGCTGGTGGCTGTGTTGTACCTGGCTGTCCTGCTGGGCTGCATCGCCCTCATCAACTTCTCTCTAGGCTTCATCCTGGCCCTCACGCTGGTGCCTGTGGCTGCCGTGGTCACGCCACACGTCCCCAA GTTGCTGACGGCCTTCATCATGGTGGTCCTCAGTCCCGCCTGCACGCTGCTCTTCTCTGTCTTCCTTTTCCAGGAGTTGCAGGAGATGCCGCTCAGCTTCCAGGACGGCTGGCTGCTCTTCCTGTCGGTCATCTCGCAGGGCATCCTGGACCACTCGCTCTACGGCTCGTTGGTATTCCCGCTGGTCTCCCTGCTGGTCTATCCCTGCTGGCTGCTCTTTTGGAACATTCTTTTCTGGAAGTAA
- the gpaa1 gene encoding glycosylphosphatidylinositol anchor attachment 1 protein isoform X1, with the protein MIAQIVGPDRIHRNMGLLSDPNRRQALISLLTRLNAPICVVCYMAGVAWFMGLAFEPFTLRTYMSENAMGSTMVEERFPAGERALVTGREFAAHKKKEHGMPVNWLVKTMQDRGLEVFKQTFSRTLPFPDENKERFMVKGTNVYGILRAPRAPRTEALVLSAACSPEDTNNQAVGLLLVLAQYFRNQVYWAKDIIFLVNEHDLIGMQAWLEGYHHTNTTGMNWSPLQGRAGSIQAALSLELSSDVVTSLDIVLEGLNGQLPNLDLTNLFYAFCQKIGVLCTIQGKLQRNDWDSASGYSHAVQTLMLMVLKQASGRPWGDHGLFLRYHIEAATIKGINSFRQYKTDTTTVGRLLEGMYRKLNNLLERLHQSYFFYLMPSLSHFVSIGYYMPAFGLLAVILLLRALDLWVQLSSPPPATEDGIADVEQASPGVLSVLTPLVISHLTGVALYTLPIRFQEMAVEHFPVSETEAVVLTAIAVYTAGLALPHNTHRLVSGEGTEQGWRVLKLVAVLYLAVLLGCIALINFSLGFILALTLVPVAAVVTPHVPKLLTAFIMVVLSPACTLLFSVFLFQELQEMPLSFQDGWLLFLSVISQGILDHSLYGSLVFPLVSLLVYPCWLLFWNILFWK; encoded by the exons CAGACAG GATTCATCGAAACATGGGGCTTTTGTCTGATCCCAACAGAAGACAGGCATTGATCAGCTTGCTCACTCGTCTTAATGCTCCAATCTG TGTTGTGTGCTACATGGCAGGTGTGGCCTGGTTCATGGGTTTAGCATTCGAGCCCTTCACCCTGCGCACTTATATGTCAGAGAACGCCATGGGTTCCACCATGGTGGAGGAGCGCTTCCCAGCCGGAGAAAGGGCACTGGTCACGGGCAGGGAGTTTGCAGCACATAAGAAAAAAGAACA TGGGATGCCTGTGAACTGGCTGGTGAAGACCATGCAGGATCGAGGCCTGGAAGTATTCAAGCAGACCTTCTCTCGCACTCTTCCATTCCCAGATGAAAACAAAGAGAGATTT aTGGTGAAAGGTACAAACGTGTATGGCATCCTTCGAGCACCTCGTGCTCCACGGACAGAAGCCCTAGTGCTGAGCGCGGCCTGCAGCCCAGAGGACACCAATAACCAGGCTGTGGGACTGCTGCTCGTTTTGGCACAGTACTTCAGAA ATCAGGTGTACTGGGCCAAGGACATCATTTTCCTGGTCAATGAACATGATTTGATCGGCATGCAGGCTTGGCTGGAAGGCTACCACCACACAAACACTACAG GAATGAACTGGTCTCCACTGCAAGGCCGCGCCGGTTCCATCCAGGCAGCGCTGTCTCTGGAGCTGAGCTCTGACGTTGTGACCAGTTTAGACATCGTGCTGGAGGGACTCAACGGGCAGCTTCCGAACCTGGATCTTACCAACCTCTTCTACGCTTTCTGTCAGAAGATTGGGGTCCTTTGCACCATACAGGGAAAG CTGCAGAGAAACGACTGGGACAGTGCGTCAGGCTACAGCCACGCGGTGCAGACTCTGATGCTAATGGTGCTCAAGCAAGCCAGCGGACGTCCCTGGGGGGACCATGGTCTTTTCCTGCGCTACCACATCGAGGCTGCCACCATCAAAGGCATCAACAGTTTCCGTCAATACAAAACCGACACCACTACTGTTGGCAG GCTCCTGGAGGGAATGTACCGCAAGTTGAACAACCTGCTGGAGCGACTACACCAGTCCTACTTCTTCTACCTGATGCCCTCGCTCTCCCACTTTGTCTCCATTGGTTACTACATGCCAGCCTTCGGCCTGCTGGCTGTCATCTTGTTGCTCCGT GCCTTGGATCTGTGGGTGCAACTGTCATCTCCGCCTCCAGCAACAGAAGACGGCATTGCTGATGTGGAGCAG GCCAGTCCTGGTGTGCTGTCTGTGTTGACACCTCTGGTTATCAGCCATCTGACGGGAGTGGCGCTGTACACGCTGCCAATCCGCTTCCAGGAGATGGCAGTAGAGCACTTCCCCGTGTCAGAGACTGAGGCGGTGGTGCTGACAGCCATTGCTGTTTATACTGCGGGTCTGGCTTTGCCTCATAACACACACAG GTTGGTGTCCGGTGAAGGTACAGAGCAGGGTTGGAGAGTCCTCAAGCTGGTGGCTGTGTTGTACCTGGCTGTCCTGCTGGGCTGCATCGCCCTCATCAACTTCTCTCTAGGCTTCATCCTGGCCCTCACGCTGGTGCCTGTGGCTGCCGTGGTCACGCCACACGTCCCCAA GTTGCTGACGGCCTTCATCATGGTGGTCCTCAGTCCCGCCTGCACGCTGCTCTTCTCTGTCTTCCTTTTCCAGGAGTTGCAGGAGATGCCGCTCAGCTTCCAGGACGGCTGGCTGCTCTTCCTGTCGGTCATCTCGCAGGGCATCCTGGACCACTCGCTCTACGGCTCGTTGGTATTCCCGCTGGTCTCCCTGCTGGTCTATCCCTGCTGGCTGCTCTTTTGGAACATTCTTTTCTGGAAGTAA